aaaatatttttaaaatattataaaacatagaCGGTAAAATTGAGTTATCAAGTTAGGTTAGACCAGCCAAATTCgagatttaatataaaaaaatattttaaaactggACCATGACCCAACTTAACCTACAAATAATTTTACTTATAAGTACATCATTAAAAACATTATATGTAGatttaaataaagaaaactaTAATTATTgatgaaaacttttaaaagtaaacaCGAAAGGAAAAGAAGATGGAaaacacttttctttcttttgttttttttctctgtttttcCTGTTCATCAATTTGAGTTTAAAGGGCACTTATTGGATACATAGGTAGGATTAGGAACATCAGTGCTATcttgtttttataaaattcatCAAGAGTATTTGAACATTTGATTTTGAACCAAGTGACCATTGTGAAGGGGTATTAGATTTTAGCACTTCCTTTGCCTGGTTTAGCCCACCGTTTGCGTATTTCTTTCTCGTCTCCCATGTTAAAGTACCAAAAAGCATGAAGCATGTGCATATGGGGAAAGATAGGCGCTTCATTTTTagggtattttatttcttaaaaagaTGGTTGTGGATTAATTGGTcaagtaataatatattatattgcaAAAACCAAATACTGTATACTATATTGTGCAACTGAGACTTTGCTTGATTAAGTTAGAGGCTTCGAATATTGATCTCACTGTACATGTTTTGACATATAGTGACATCAAACTTCTATTTTcgttttttttctcttcaaaacTGTCAATACTAATTCATTAATCTTCAAATTATCTCATATGCGACACCTAGTTTCGTTGCTTGAGCTAAGGTCAAAGATTACCAAAATGTCTTTCCCTCTTTACCCTTATTTGaccacctttttttttcttctcaaaattAAAAAACCAACTGCTTGCATTGACAATTTTGCTATACTACATTGCTAGGCTTTTGAATGAAGAGCCCATCATCTTCATGGACTGGCTTTTCAAGTATGAGTTAAAGAGaaaatattactaaaaaaaattgaaacctgAATGAAATAAGATTTCATAATTAATCCAAGATTGAGCCGAAAAGGAAGAACAATCAACAATGGTTACTACTTTATAacaaaaaccataaatgaaatcaATATAGAATTCAATAGTTCTAACAAGGGATCTTAGAGGTGAACCACTTCATGACCAGAACGGGAGCCTTGATCAAACAGAGTGCAAACTCTACTATGATTGTTACGCACAAGCAACACGGACAGATGCAAGTCAACACCAACCTGCCATCATCACCAAAAGCCAACCCATCAAATCGATTTTGCTTTAAACAACTCATCAAACcaatctgaaaagaaaagaagaagaaagaaagaaagtgagACTAACCCTACAATCCAGACGATTATGCCGACTATGGAGATAAGGAGGGATAAAAACGCAAAGGGCAGACCCAAGAGGAAGCCTAAAGGCCTGCATTCACAATCGTCATCACAGCAGCAGCAACACATATTGTTTATTCCTTGTTCCTAATTATGCTCTTAACTTTGTTCTTTGGTTATCTTTCTGCACCTCTTTTGCTTTCCTTGATTTCTTCGGATATGGTACAATAAATAAGACAAGACAAGCAAGgctataaataaaataagtaaataaaatctGGTGCAGACGTATGTGCCGTTTACATTATGCCATTCCACTATATTTGAAAGGGAAGC
The genomic region above belongs to Gossypium hirsutum isolate 1008001.06 chromosome D05, Gossypium_hirsutum_v2.1, whole genome shotgun sequence and contains:
- the LOC121217745 gene encoding signaling peptide TAXIMIN 1, which codes for MCCCCCDDDCECRPLGFLLGLPFAFLSLLISIVGIIVWIVGLVLTCICPCCLCVTIIVEFALCLIKAPVLVMKWFTSKIPC